The nucleotide sequence ATAAGCACAGACTTGATAGGGATGGGGAGCCGGTTGGGCACTAGGTCGCAGATCAAAAGAAATAGCCACTTGATTTTGATAAGGTAATCCAAACATTTTACCCTCAGAGCGTCCCTCAAACATCACTGTCGTTTCACTACTGGTAACCCGTTCTAGGGTAAGCACAAGTCCGCCCAAAAAAACCTTATCCGTAACAAAATGAAAAAATTCTGCCGCTTTTTGTTTGCCTACATTCTTACCTTTAAAAGTCCCCACAGGAAACCAGAAGGTAAAATCATCACTGAGCATATTTAAAAAAGCCTCCCACTCTCCTGTGGCCAAACCATGAGTAAAATGTTTAAATGCCGCTTGTGCGGCTTCGAGCATCTCGGGTGTCGCTGTGGTCATCATCTTTAAGCGTTATCAAGTTTAAATAACTACTGTTATACTGTATATTTAACCTAGTCAACCCGAAAAAAAAATTGCCCTTATAGTGATATCTAAATGAGGATTTTAAATCATGATCAGTACGGACTTGCCCTTCATACTAGCAGTCCTCAACTCGGTTTAAGCCTGAGTAACTTTTTTGATCATAGTCGTCATCAAACCTGGAATTTAGACCGAGAATTATCTAACTATCTCCATCAATATTTAGCTGACTTTCTTGTGCCGCTAACCTGGCAAAACTTAGCCTTTATCGCTGTAGCCAAAGGCCCAGGAAGCTTTACCAGCACCCGTATCGGCGTAGTAACGGCTAGAACCCTAGCACAACAGTTAAAGCTGCCCCTATTTGGCATTTCTACCTTAGCCGCTTTAGCTTTTTCAAAACGAGAACAATATAACACTGATGTCATGATCCCCGTACAGATGAAAGCCACTCAAGAGCAATTATATGCGGCTATTTATCAAAAAGCGTCAGAGCAAGCGTTAAAAATCCATTTAGCTGATAGGCTGATTAATCCTCAAGAATGGCAAGACATCCTAAAAAAATTTGAGTTAACGACTTCCCTATTAGAAGTTCCTACTCATTTAGGCATAACAGCGACGAGTATTTTAGAGCTTGCTTATCAAGATTGGCAAGCCGGTAAACAACCCCATTGGTCAGAAGTTTTACCTTTTTATGGGGGTGAATAAAACCCTAATCAATTCCTTATCAAGATAGAGCCAATCCCCTGAGAAACTGATTAAACTACAAATAGTCATTCTCTGATCAGATCTGTTTTTCCGATTTTTATTTACCCTTGTCGATTAAGAAGGAGAACTACTTTGAAATTGCCTGGATTATGCCGCGAACGCAGTGAAACTTGGCTCTATCTATGCTTGATTTTATTGATATTTGCTCTCATTTAACAACAATTGCCAAAAAAATTTGCTTTTGTTTCCGGTTTGATCGTAAAGTGTAAGATTAGAGAAATTTTGGCCCGCTCGCCTACAAGACAGCTTTTCGGTTCAGGTAGGCAGCCTCATCCCTACAGATTCTCGCCCACTAGACCGAACTGACAAACTAGATATGACTGCAACTCAAACTCAACCTAAATCCGAAATAATTTCTCATCTCATCAACGGTGTTCTCGCTATCAAACCCCTAGCCAGTATCGCCAAACATCAAGCCCGAGAAATGATGATTAAACGGGCAGAAAAATTAGGGGTTCCTTGGCGAGAAAATGTCCGTCAATTAAGCTCCCATGACTGGGGAAAAGAACTCATACAAGTAGAAAATCCTCAATTGAACTATCCTGACTATTATGTTTGTTCCTTCCATGCTTATGAAAAGGGCAATCTGTCTTGGGAAGCCGCTTTAGAGGTGGAGTCTGCCGCTTATGCCGTTCATTCTACCATCTGGAAAAAAACCGACGGCATTAGTATCAAGGGAGATGCTAAATTACGTGAGAACTATCATCAAGTTTTAAAGGAAAAACACGCTCTAGCACCTCAAGATATTCTCGATGTGGGTTGTAGCATTGGGATGAGTACCTTTGCCTTGCAACAGACTTATCCTCAAGCCAGAGTGACCGGATTAGATTTATCTCCCTATTTTTTAGCCGTTGCTAATTATCGCGCCAGAAAAGAAAATTTAAAGATTAACTGGGTGCATGCGGCCGGAGAAGCAAGCGGTTTAGCGGAAAAATCTTTTGATTTAGTTTCGGCTTTCTTAATTTATCATGAACTTCCCCAAAAAGCCGGCAAAGGAATTTTTCGAGAAGCGCGGCGCTTACTACGCCCGGGAGGATACTTTGCCATGATGGATATGAACCCCCAATCTGATGATTTTAAACAAATGCCGCCTTATGTGTTTACCCTGCTTAAGAGTACCGAACCCTATTTAGATGAGTATTTCAGCTTGGATGTAGAAGCGGCATTAGTTGAAGCCGGTTTCGCCCCTCCAACCATTACCCCTATCAGTCCTCGTCATCGGGCTATCGTTGCTCAAGTTCAATAGCTTTTGCTTAGGATGCGTTAGGCGGTTAAATTTTTGGCTAGGCAATAATCCGTCGTAACGCATCATTTTAGTTAAATAACCAGACTATCAAAGGCAACAGGAGGCGCTTATGTGGAAAGAGTGGAAAGAATGGTTACCCGGACCGGCAACAGAAATTTGGCAGGGATTTGTTGGACTAGCGGCAATTTTTTGGTCATTGGTGTTAATTGTATTTATGTTTACAGGGGTAGGGACTGTTGGAGGGGATAAAATTGCTTGTCAAATGCCGGACCAATGCCAAAAACTCTATTTAGCTTCGGTTGCTGATGCGATGGAGTTTGATGAAAAAGAAGCTATTTTACTGCCTTCTCTTCCTGCGGGAAAAGATGTTACCGTCGTAACTTGGGCGGGTGTGAGTTATGGGAATTTGATAGAAAAGCTTCGTTTTGCTCCTATCTGGGTGACGCTGGTTCCTGAACTGAAAAGCAAATGTCAAACCTACAAGTATAAAGACCCCGAACAAGTAAATATGCGTTTAAAACAGGCGTTAGGTTTGCCGCCTACTTCTACTAAGTCTCATTTTATTGAAATAAAAGTTAATACTCGGGATTTGTGGCGCTCTTGCTTGAATCCTGACCCAAGAATTTCCCCCTGTACTGATAAATTTTCTCAACAGGAACGGGAACGTATTAATCAATTACATCCACAATTTTTAAAATGGTTTGAGCGCGTTGTCAAAGAGTCTTATCAAGCACCGGGTTATCCGTTGACTCGCATGGGCTATACTTACGATTGGAATCCTCAAAGTTCTGAGATGGGTCTTCCTGAATATTTGATTCGCATTGGTGCAAAGTCGACTCGTTTTGTGCGGCAGGTTCCGACCTTGGAGTATTGCAAGCTTGATTAAGGCTTGGTAGTTGAATGAGGAAATTATTTAATCTTCTCTTTGCCAAACTTTAATGGTTCCATCCACCCCACCGGCGGCTAACCATTGTCCATCAGAACTTAGAGCAAGACTAAACACAGCATTGGCATGAGAACTAGACATATCTGTTAGGCTAAGAGTGGTAACCCCTTCTCTACTGCTGCGATGCCAAATTTTAATCAAACCATCCGAACCACTACTAAATAATAATTGCTGATCTGGAGAAAATAATAAAGCATGAACTTGTCCCCGATGGGCTGATAAAATGCGTATGGGTTGCGGCTGTTTGCCGGACTCCCAAATACTGGCTTCGAGTTGCCATAATTTTATCGTTCCATCGGCACAACCGGCGGCTAAAATTCTGCTATCAGGACTAATGGCTAGAGAGGCGACAGAAGAAACATTTCCTTTTAAAATTCCCAACTGTCTACCTGTTGTGAGTTCCCATAGCATTATTTTTCCATCTCCTCCGGCACTAGCAATTATTTGACCTTGGGAAGTCAGGGCCACTGCATAGATTGCCCCCAACGAATCTAAAGAACTGGCTAACATTTCTCCGCTTTCTGTATTCCATTGTTTTAGGGTTTGGTCATAACTGCCACTGACTAATATTTGAGTATTTGGGGCGCAAGCTAATGCATGAACTGAACCGGTATGAGCGGTTAATATTTGTGTTAATTCTACTGTTAGGGGTAATTCTTTTTGTGATTTTAAAGACCAAAACTTAATCATTTGATCAAAACTTCCAGTCGCAAAATGATAACCCGAAGATTGATTACCCGTAAACACCACTGCTAAAATGCCTTGTGAGTGGGCTTGTACGGTGGCTAATTCATTGCCGCTTTCCATTTCCCAGACTTTTAAACTTTGGTCCCAACTGCCACTGACGAGGATTTTTTGATCAGAACTTATGACTAAAGAAGCCACTGCGTCAGTATGCTCGCTAAAGGTATAAATACAATTCCATGAAAGGGCAACTCTTGGAGAAGAAATTTGGGGAAGACTCAGGCTAGGGATAGGAGTTTGTGTTTGGGGTATCGGTTCTACTGCCGCTACCGTGACGGTCAATTCTTCGTAGCTATTTTCTTCTCTAGAAGAATTATTTTGCAAAATATCTTGTCTTAATTGAGCATAAATTAGCTCTAAATTTTCAATTCTTTCCCCAAGAGCATTGCTATTTAAATATTCAATAATATTATTAAAAGACTGTTCTAAGGCGACTAAATTTTCTTGAAAAATAGTAATGGCACTCGCATCGGCAGTGGGGGCAGGGGGCGGAGGCGGTTCTTGGCTAGAAATTTCTCGGGAAAGACTCTCTATTTCCTCAGAAAATTGGCGTTGAACTTGTTTAATTGATCCATTAAGCCGCTTTCTATAGCGATATTGAAAACGAAGACGATTAATGAGATTGAGCAGTAAAGCAATGGTTAACGAGATTATAGGATAAATTAAGGAATTTAGAGCAATCCCCACTACTACACTCACCAGAGTGAGTGCCGCCACAGCTAACTCAGCAATATCGAGCCAATGAAAGTTATGATATCCCATAATCTATTATAGCATTTATAATCTTAAAATTGTTCGGGCAACTGTAAAATAAATTAACACTCCTAAAACATCAACGGCGGTAGTAATAAAAGGGGCTGACATTAAGGCAGGATCTAAACCAAAAGTACGGAATAAAAAAGGAAGAGAAGAACCAGCAACAGAAGCTAAAAAGGCAATAGCGACTAAACTAATACCCACTGAAAAAGCCACAAACGGATTAGTTTTTAAAATAAAATAAGCCCAAAGCATGGCCAAAAAACCGAGAATAACGCCTAATAAAATGCCGGCCATTCCTTCACGAAAGATGACTTTAGCCGAACCGAGGTCTTTAATTTCATCGGTATTTAAGCCGCGAATAATGACCGTAGAAGATTGAGCGCCGACATTGCCGCCGGTACCCGTCAACAGAGGAATAAAAGCAGTGAGGATAGCCATTTTAGCGATGACCGACTCTTGAGATTTTATAATGCTACCGGTCACCGTGTTAGTAAACAGCAACACCAATAACCAAACTACCCGTTTACGGACCACTGTAACAAGATTAGTTTGGAAATAATTATCGCCATCTGACTGTAGTCCTCCCAAAGCGTAGATATCCTCAGTAGCTTCTTGTTGCAAAATATCAATAACGTCATCTACCGTGACGATACCCACCAAGCGCTGTTCCCGGTCCACCACCGGAACTGCTAATAAATCATAACGTTGGATAGTGCGGGCGACTTCTTCTTGGTCGGTATCGGTATGAAGACAAATGACATCTCGGGTCATAATTTCGCCGAGAGTTTTATCGGGAGAAGAAATGACTAAATCTCGTAGCGAAACAATCCCGGCCAGATGGCGAGAATTATCGGTAACGTATAAATAATAAATAACTTCTGAAGCGTTAGCTAAACTACGAATACGTTCTAAGGTTTGAGTAACGGTTAAGCTTTCTTTTAAAGAAATATATTCAGGGGTCATTATTCGCCCTGCTGTGGCCTCTTCATAACCCAATAGGAGGGCAGTCGCTTGGCGTTCATGAGGACTCAACTGGGCCAGAAGGCGGCGGACAATTTTCGCGGGTAATTCATCAAATAGCCTAGCACGATCATCAGGAGACATTTTATCAACCACATCTAACACTTCCTGATGTTTAAACTTTTGCAGTAAAGCTTGTTGAGTGGCGGCTTCTAAATGTTCATAAACTTCGATGGCTTCTGTTTTCGATAATAGACGAAAGGCTATCACTTGCATAGACTCTGGCAACCCTTCGATCACTTCTGCGATATCGACGGGTTTGACAGGAATTAAAAGCGCCTTTGCGCCTTCTAGGTTTCCTTGTTCGAGTAACAATTGTAATTGAGAGCGAACTAATTGCCACAGTTCACTCCTTAAACCAGTTTGAATCGAGGTGGGATTATCAGTCAAGGTTAACCTTCCCTTATGTTAGCCAGATAACAAGCAGTGGTAATCTTTCAAATAGGGTTACGCCATACAGTCTAACTCTCAAGGGTTATATCTTACAAACTTACGTTAGAGGTCAGTGGTTGGTTGCTAATGACTTCTACAATGGGATTTGGTAAGTGCCGCGCCAAATTATTTACCCAGTCTCATTTTCTATAATCCTTACAAAATAAGGGTTTAGGTTTTAGCCGATGTGTAACTTATTATGTGTATTTACTTATGAGAATAGAGACGAAAAGCTTATGCTAGAGTGAGGGTATAAAAGTCCTTGGTATCGACTAACAATGGCAGTCACTACAGCCCCTTTAGAAATTACTTGGGAAAAATTACCCGATGATTATATTTTACCCGATGACCCTGTGGATAATATCAATCAACCGGCTCTAGCGGCGGCTTTGACAGAGAGTTTAGCACTGTTTGGAAAACTGCCGATAAATGCTTTAACCTGTACTAATTATGGAATTTGTGCGACGGTTAACGGTAAATTTGTCGTTAAAGCACCGGACTGGGCTTATATTCCTAGTATTACTGCTTCTCGGGAAGAAGTTGACCGCAGTTATACGCCTCGGTTACAAGGAGAGATTCCGGTGATTGTGATGGAATTTCTTTCAGATACAGTGGGGGCTGAATATTCCACTAAACCCACTTATCCGCCGGGGAAATGGTTTTTTTATGAGCAAGTGTTACAGGTTCCGACTTATGTGATTTTTGAACCTTATTCGGGAGAGCTAGAAGTTTACGCTTTAGATGATTCCGGACAGTATCAGTTAAAATCTCCTGATGAAAATGGACGTTATCTTATCTCTCAAATGAATTTATTTTTAGGCGTTTGGGAAGGGATGAGGGAAAACCGTCAGGGTTATTGGTTGCGTTGGTGGGATGAGCAGGGGGACTTGTTATTATGGGGTTTTGAGAGAGTTATTCAAGAAACTCAAAGAGTTGAACAAGAACGTCAACGCGCTGAACAAGAACGTCAACGTGCTGAACAAGAACGCCAACGTGCCGAGCGTTTATTGGCACAACTGAGAGCGGCGGGTATTGAACCTCAAGAGTAAAGGCTTCACAGAACTCGCTTTTCTTCAATCTCTGTATATTTTTGTAGTTTTTTTAGGAACTCTCTAGCTATAGTCTCGTTTATTTGTCAGTTCATAAGTAAACAAGACTGTAGAATTTTTCCCGAGAAGATAAAGTTATGAAATTTCTTGATGCAGTTTTTACGGGTGTAGGCTTTATTGTTAAAGGTGTCGGTATGGTTGTTCAAGCCGTTGGCGAAACTGTCAAAGATTGGGGAGAACACATCATATCTAAAGAAGCAAACATATGATACCGGACTTTTATATAAGTCAACTGTTCCTGAACTTGAGATATCTAATAATGATTTAAACCTCATCTTTTCTCAAAATTCGGTTCAACGTCAAGTTACTAGGCGGGTAAAAGAACATATTCATCAAAAAGATGAGGAAATACTTTGTAAAATTCATTATATCCCTATGGTGTTACGAGAAAAATATGGACACGGAGATGTAGCACTTGATATGTATTATCTAGCTTGTCCTCATCCTGGTTGTGGTCAAACTGTCAAGCTAAAATCAGCCGCTCAATTAGCAGCATTTTTAAGACGTAAAGAAGGAAGAGGGATAGTGAATTAACGCCCTCTCTAAAAATTTATTTAGGACTTACGCACCATAACCCAATCATAAGGGTTTGAGATTCCTCGCTCGCGCTCGCTTGGGACATAAACTTGTTAGTTTAGTTTCTGAGTGCGTAACTCCTATTATTGTTGTCCTTCAACAAATTTTCTCAGCTTTTTCTTTAAATCAGATGAAATTAGAGGGAAATTTTCTACTTCTTTAATAATAGATTCTTGAGTTTTTCCCTCTTCAATCATCTTTTTCACAACACTTTTGGCAAGCTCATCAACTCCATATTTAGTAATTCCTTTAGAAATTTTTGTAAGTAGAAGAAGAACTCCAACACCCCCAATCATTCCAAAAGGCCCTCCTAGAGTTGCTAGTGCAGTTGTTATAGCTGCGGCTCCTGCATATCCTGAAACAGCTATTAGAAACAGAAAAATTAATCCAGGCACTCCCAAACTTGCTATTTCGCTAACCAACTTATCCATAAATTTTTTACACTACTAATGTGAACAGTTATCCTAAAATATCCTCAAGTCTTTGAGGTTCATCGTCATAAAACCATCCATCATCATTAGATCGTGTTAATGATTCCGAGTGGTCATAGCCCTCTTGTATGAAGTCAGCATAAAAGTCATCATACTCGTCATAAAAATACTCATCATCAGGATCAAAATATTCTTCGTAATAGTCCGTCATTTTTCAGTTTTTATGGCTATTAATAGATATTTTTTACCATTATATTCTCAATACTTTAATTAAGTCTGTGATGGGAATCACTTGATGTTGAAGACTGAACTCACAAATAAGAAACCCAAAATCTACAGTATAAGTTCGACAGCACTCTCTATAATAGTATTGTTAAAGTTATTAGTCTAAATTAAAATCAATGGGTAATGCAATAGTTCTAATTTCTCAAGACAACCCTTGGCAATCTCTAGTTAAAAGCTTAGATTTATTCTCAGAAGACTTTATGGAGAACAGAGAACAACCCAAACAGCAACCGAGAGAGGAACTTTTTGAATAAAAAACTCACTACTCAAACAGATAACCCCTTTGCGTCTTGGCGTAAAACAAATTTAACTCATCCCCTCAATAACCCCTTCAGCATCATGAACCATCGCCCTTAACTTCTCCAACAAATCCCCCTCAACCGACTCCCATAACCCCCGTTGATGTGCTTCTAATAATCTCTCAGCCATATCTCGCAGCGCCCAAGGATTTTTATCAGCAATAAACCCCCGTACCTTCTCATCCAACAAATAAGCCTGGGCTACACCCTGATACATAAAATCCTCCACACATCTAGCCGTCGCATCATAAGCAAACAAATAATCCACCGTCGCCGCCATTTCAAAAGCGCCTTTATAACCATGCCGCATCACACCGGCGATCCATTTCGGATTAACCACCCGAGAACGATAAACTCGGGCCACTTCTTCTTTTAACAACCTCACCCTTGGATTAGCCGCAATAGAATTATCCCCGAAATAAGTCAGAGGATTTTTTCCCGTTAGAGCGCGGACTGCCGCCGTCAAACCCCCTTGAAACTGATAATAATCATCTGAGTCTAATAAATCATGTTCGCGGTTATCTTGATTATGCAGAATTACCTGTAATTTCTTCAGACGTTGAGTAAAAACTTCTGACACAGCATGACCTATTCCACCCTCATCATAACCATAACAACTCCAGTTAATATATGCCCTGGCTAAATCATCATCAGTTTGCCAATTTTGTGCCTCAATTAAACCCTGTAAACCTGCCCCATAAGCCCCGGGTTTGGACCCAAAAATTCTGTAGAGCGATCGTTGCTTTGCCGCTTCTTTTGTTAATCCTTGGCTTTCCCAAAACTCCCTATCTGTCTGCACTTGCGCCGCTAGGGGATTTATTTCTTTTTCTTCCTTTAGGCTTGACACATCTTTTATGATTTTGTACAATAGCTGTAGTATGTTGGGGAAGCTGTCCCTAAAAAAGCCTGAAACGCGGATCGTGACATCCACCCGAGGCCGCCCCAACACAGACGGACTAAGGATTTCATAATCAATCACCCTTCTTGAAGCCGCATCCCAAATCGGCTGTACACCGAGTAAAGCGAGAACTTGTGCGACATCATCTCCGCCGGTTCTCATGGTGGATGTTCCCCAGATGGAAATAGCTAGGGTTTGGGGGTATTCTCCGTTGTCTTGGGTGTATCTTTCGATGAGGGTTTCGGCGGCTTTTCGCCCTATGTCCCAAGCGGTTTGAGTGGGGATGGCGCGAATGTCAACCGAATAAAAGTTGCGTCCGGTGGGGAGAACTTCTGGTCGTCCTCTCGTGATAGCTCCAGATGCTCCACTGGGGATGTATTGACCTTCTAGTCCCTTGAGTAAATGGGTGATTTCTTGTTTGGTGTTTTGTAGGGCAGGGAGGAGGTATGTTTTGATCCAGTGCAGTTGTTGCCGGGTTTTGGGAAGGGATGAGAGGTCGTTGTTGGGGTTTTCTATCTGTTCATATAGCCAGTTTTCTAGGGTTTCTATGATGTCTCCTTGGGTACGGTTTTGTTGGAGTTTCGCGCCAAGTTGCTCCCCCACTGCCCCCCTTAACCAGGGGAGGGATAGAGATAATGAAAAGGGATTTGAGGGACTAGGGGAAAGGGGATCTAGATCTAGGTTTAGGTCTTGGGCGAGGGCTTGGGTTATTCCGATACGATTAAAGCTAGGTGAGCGGGCAATGGCTATGAGTAGATTGATTAATTGTTTTCCTTGGGGACATTGACCAAATATGTGTAAGCCGTCTCGAATTTGTGCTTCTTTGAGTTCACATAAGTAGCTGTCTGCTAAGGTTAGAAATTGAGGGATAGTGTTGTTATCGAGTTGTTCTATTCCTAAGTCTTGGTTGAGTTTTGTTTGGGTGACGAGTTGAGTAATGCGCTCACATATAATTTTTAATCGGGTGGGATCTAAAGTTTGTGCTTCATAATATTCGTCGATGAGGGTTTCTAGTTTCTCTAAGTCTCCATAGAGTTCGGCGCGAGTTAGGGGGGGAGTGAGATGATCTAAGATAACCGCATGAGAACGCCGCTTGGCTTGAGATCCTTCTCCTGGGTCGTTAACAATAAAAGGATAGAAATGAGGTAGGGTCCCTAGGGCTATTTCTGGGTAACAAGTTTTTGATAGAGCTAGACTTTTTCCGGGTAGCCATTCTAAGTTGCCATGTTTCCCCATATGCACAATAGCTAAGGCGCGAAATTTTTCTTTTAACCAGTAGTAATAAGCAAGATATTCCGGAGTGGGTTCTAGGTCGGGGGCATGATAATTTAAACTGGGGTCTAAGTCATATCCTCGTGATGGCTGTATGCCGATAAAAATATTGCCTAATTGTATCCCTGGGATAGCAATAGGACCGGTGGGTTGTTCTGTTAGTCCTGTCCAACGAGTATCTATTTGTTGTTGGACTTG is from Gloeothece verrucosa PCC 7822 and encodes:
- a CDS encoding nuclear transport factor 2 family protein; the protein is MMTTATPEMLEAAQAAFKHFTHGLATGEWEAFLNMLSDDFTFWFPVGTFKGKNVGKQKAAEFFHFVTDKVFLGGLVLTLERVTSSETTVMFEGRSEGKMFGLPYQNQVAISFDLRPSAQPAPHPYQVCAYREYLSIHYQLQ
- the tsaB gene encoding tRNA (adenosine(37)-N6)-threonylcarbamoyltransferase complex dimerization subunit type 1 TsaB, which gives rise to MRILNHDQYGLALHTSSPQLGLSLSNFFDHSRHQTWNLDRELSNYLHQYLADFLVPLTWQNLAFIAVAKGPGSFTSTRIGVVTARTLAQQLKLPLFGISTLAALAFSKREQYNTDVMIPVQMKATQEQLYAAIYQKASEQALKIHLADRLINPQEWQDILKKFELTTSLLEVPTHLGITATSILELAYQDWQAGKQPHWSEVLPFYGGE
- a CDS encoding class I SAM-dependent methyltransferase, which gives rise to MTATQTQPKSEIISHLINGVLAIKPLASIAKHQAREMMIKRAEKLGVPWRENVRQLSSHDWGKELIQVENPQLNYPDYYVCSFHAYEKGNLSWEAALEVESAAYAVHSTIWKKTDGISIKGDAKLRENYHQVLKEKHALAPQDILDVGCSIGMSTFALQQTYPQARVTGLDLSPYFLAVANYRARKENLKINWVHAAGEASGLAEKSFDLVSAFLIYHELPQKAGKGIFREARRLLRPGGYFAMMDMNPQSDDFKQMPPYVFTLLKSTEPYLDEYFSLDVEAALVEAGFAPPTITPISPRHRAIVAQVQ
- a CDS encoding WD40 repeat domain-containing protein, with amino-acid sequence MGYHNFHWLDIAELAVAALTLVSVVVGIALNSLIYPIISLTIALLLNLINRLRFQYRYRKRLNGSIKQVQRQFSEEIESLSREISSQEPPPPPAPTADASAITIFQENLVALEQSFNNIIEYLNSNALGERIENLELIYAQLRQDILQNNSSREENSYEELTVTVAAVEPIPQTQTPIPSLSLPQISSPRVALSWNCIYTFSEHTDAVASLVISSDQKILVSGSWDQSLKVWEMESGNELATVQAHSQGILAVVFTGNQSSGYHFATGSFDQMIKFWSLKSQKELPLTVELTQILTAHTGSVHALACAPNTQILVSGSYDQTLKQWNTESGEMLASSLDSLGAIYAVALTSQGQIIASAGGDGKIMLWELTTGRQLGILKGNVSSVASLAISPDSRILAAGCADGTIKLWQLEASIWESGKQPQPIRILSAHRGQVHALLFSPDQQLLFSSGSDGLIKIWHRSSREGVTTLSLTDMSSSHANAVFSLALSSDGQWLAAGGVDGTIKVWQRED
- the mgtE gene encoding magnesium transporter; its protein translation is MTDNPTSIQTGLRSELWQLVRSQLQLLLEQGNLEGAKALLIPVKPVDIAEVIEGLPESMQVIAFRLLSKTEAIEVYEHLEAATQQALLQKFKHQEVLDVVDKMSPDDRARLFDELPAKIVRRLLAQLSPHERQATALLLGYEEATAGRIMTPEYISLKESLTVTQTLERIRSLANASEVIYYLYVTDNSRHLAGIVSLRDLVISSPDKTLGEIMTRDVICLHTDTDQEEVARTIQRYDLLAVPVVDREQRLVGIVTVDDVIDILQQEATEDIYALGGLQSDGDNYFQTNLVTVVRKRVVWLLVLLFTNTVTGSIIKSQESVIAKMAILTAFIPLLTGTGGNVGAQSSTVIIRGLNTDEIKDLGSAKVIFREGMAGILLGVILGFLAMLWAYFILKTNPFVAFSVGISLVAIAFLASVAGSSLPFLFRTFGLDPALMSAPFITTAVDVLGVLIYFTVARTILRL
- a CDS encoding Uma2 family endonuclease, which encodes MAVTTAPLEITWEKLPDDYILPDDPVDNINQPALAAALTESLALFGKLPINALTCTNYGICATVNGKFVVKAPDWAYIPSITASREEVDRSYTPRLQGEIPVIVMEFLSDTVGAEYSTKPTYPPGKWFFYEQVLQVPTYVIFEPYSGELEVYALDDSGQYQLKSPDENGRYLISQMNLFLGVWEGMRENRQGYWLRWWDEQGDLLLWGFERVIQETQRVEQERQRAEQERQRAEQERQRAERLLAQLRAAGIEPQE
- a CDS encoding antitoxin → MGNAIVLISQDNPWQSLVKSLDLFSEDFMENREQPKQQPREELFE
- the cobN gene encoding cobaltochelatase subunit CobN, whose protein sequence is MHRRATTPGGWNSSTEGVIFVEQTPASIIILTAADTDIQTLAGAVTNLPAEFPSLRVVNLLQLQQQLSIDTYAEAVLEAADIIIVRLLGGRSYWSYGLEVIEEIADNKQTTVFILPGDERPDPNLMSHSSASLADVYQLWRYLTEGGRENWLNALKFVADVGLNTSYNPPPPQVVPRVGIYDWKKPTAKTTYAKVGLLFYRAHYLAANTLPIDALCQALIERHLEPVPVFVSSLREPDVQEILLTLFQASDSDSIQVLLNTTSFAIAQLDAAEAEFNKDLTPTRLSFWEKLDVPVLQVILSGGTLEQWENSFAGLTPRDVAMNVALPEVDGRIITTAVSFKGVKTWNEILETDVVVYQPQLDRINFVALMAANWVRLKQTPIQERKIALILANYPNRDGRIANGVGLDTPASCIEVLKALKQAGYTVENIPADGDELISRLTLGVTNDPEGKDLRQIYQQLSRQDYQEYFLTLPEQVQQQIDTRWTGLTEQPTGPIAIPGIQLGNIFIGIQPSRGYDLDPSLNYHAPDLEPTPEYLAYYYWLKEKFRALAIVHMGKHGNLEWLPGKSLALSKTCYPEIALGTLPHFYPFIVNDPGEGSQAKRRSHAVILDHLTPPLTRAELYGDLEKLETLIDEYYEAQTLDPTRLKIICERITQLVTQTKLNQDLGIEQLDNNTIPQFLTLADSYLCELKEAQIRDGLHIFGQCPQGKQLINLLIAIARSPSFNRIGITQALAQDLNLDLDPLSPSPSNPFSLSLSLPWLRGAVGEQLGAKLQQNRTQGDIIETLENWLYEQIENPNNDLSSLPKTRQQLHWIKTYLLPALQNTKQEITHLLKGLEGQYIPSGASGAITRGRPEVLPTGRNFYSVDIRAIPTQTAWDIGRKAAETLIERYTQDNGEYPQTLAISIWGTSTMRTGGDDVAQVLALLGVQPIWDAASRRVIDYEILSPSVLGRPRVDVTIRVSGFFRDSFPNILQLLYKIIKDVSSLKEEKEINPLAAQVQTDREFWESQGLTKEAAKQRSLYRIFGSKPGAYGAGLQGLIEAQNWQTDDDLARAYINWSCYGYDEGGIGHAVSEVFTQRLKKLQVILHNQDNREHDLLDSDDYYQFQGGLTAAVRALTGKNPLTYFGDNSIAANPRVRLLKEEVARVYRSRVVNPKWIAGVMRHGYKGAFEMAATVDYLFAYDATARCVEDFMYQGVAQAYLLDEKVRGFIADKNPWALRDMAERLLEAHQRGLWESVEGDLLEKLRAMVHDAEGVIEGMS